ATGAAAATGCATTTCTCTTTTACCGCACGTTTCTCATCCCTTTGCGTCCTGCAAAGCTGCACAACACACTTTATCGGACTTTGTTTGACGTTTATTTCAGCTACAGTTTGCTTATTTATGTGAACGTTAGTGAACTTCCCGTGAATTCGTTTCGGTATGCcgagagaaagaaatgcaaagagagaaacaaaaaaacacaacccttGTGGAGGAACTATTAATGGGTTTCTTATGCAGAACGAAGGGCGTGTTTCCGTAGAACAGACGAGTCACTATCAtcgttttcaataaaaaaaaaacttcccagcTATGTAGTGGAATCTGTGTGCCGCCAAATTGATGAGCTTCGCGTACTTACTTATGTCGCATAAGTCATACCCATTGCCGTTTCATAATGGAATATTTAACATCTATTAAAACTTATGTTTCAATCATGTTAAATAAAACAGGTGAAGGtgaaaaaagagcaaataaaaattgagGTAAATtaatagagttaaaaaatagaacaaactgATTATTCATATTATAAGccattaaaagaaaatcaaatataatgaaaaagtataaaaatcatggaacattatttttttgttgctaaaatACTAAAATGTTACTAAAGATTAGATAATAgagaacataataaaaaaatgagcattaaaaattaaataagcgtaatatgcaataaaaagcaacaagtgtaaaaaatcttcaaaatggaaaaaaggataaaccaatcagaaaatatgaaacataaacatgaaaaaatatcttcatgGATCTACTAACATGCAATACacttaattaaaacaataaaatatttctattaaaTCTTAAAAGActtttttgaagctttttccctacctaacgatttttttttgtataaaacacTTAGAAGCATTGAAACGCCCATTAGGCATTTAATAGAAATGACTTATATTATGTTTATTCAAATGAGACACACTCTAATGTACTTCGGCTCACTAGCACCTTCCCCACCAGGTCTGCCGTCCTATCCTATTCAACCGGGTGGCTTATCAATCGCACATACCACGTTTCCCGCCTTTCCATACCACGGCAACCATTAACCAAGGGAAAACTAAATAGAATTTCTACCAAATGTTACTCCCATCCTGCACTGATTCTATCAACGATTCCTTACGGTTTCTTGTctgtcttcgattttcatttttttacgattgtCATTTAACCGCAACCTTTTCCGGGTGCGATACTTGTGTTACCCTCGTGGGCAACGTTCATTGATTGTGATTATTTCAAATCGACTTTTGTGCTTGATTTAGATGATACACCATGGTACAACGCGGAAAtggtaccaccaccaccgctagTACGGTTAGTTCAGCATTCAAATTCAGCGACTGTTCAGAACCGGAAGACATATGTAGAGATTGCCACAAGAACCCAACGCTAACACAGCTGAACCACCATTTATTGTcggtaaaagaaagaaaactttgGCAAAAGGGAATACACAACACCCTCTGCATACTTTCACCGCAGCGGTAATCATGTGggttgtatatgtgtgtgtgtgtgtgtgtgtgtgtgtgtgtgtgtgtgtgtgtgtgtgaggaaaATGATTTCTAATTTGCATATTTCGGCCGTTTTGTCGCGCGCAACCAAAAAATTGATATTGTTCAATCAGTGTGTCTCAGGATTTCGGCGTTACATTTACTAGATGCGTgttagataaacaaaaaaaagaaaaaccaggGTCTTAACGACATTGGTTGGGAGGCTTGGGAAatgtcattttcttttcaatgacCAGACTGATAGATccaggatgtgtgtgtgtattcttCTAAAGCGGCAGGCGACATTAATGTCCTACTCCGCTGATGAACCTAGCTGCAATAGGAtggttttctttcttatcgTGTGTAAACTGATGATTGATGGAGTCAGTTGCGTGTTGAGATCTGTTAAGATTAcgttacattttattgttttgtgtaataattgaaatgatgttatttttttcctaactTTTAGTTGTTCTACTCatcgttttatttaaatagattttaacaaattaaatcGCTGTGTAGATTAAACCCaaactaaaaattatttttaattctttgtatgtttgtttggttcttAATTTGTTTCGCGATCGTATAGAGTCATCTATATGATCATCCTTGTAAGTTTAAGCacgatttgaaaataaaaatatgagcTTCGATGCTTTGCTACTTTGCTAGTATAGTTCGGcttgaatttgaatttgaattcaatttttaatattatttcctgtttttttaaacgtttcgATGGAATTCATTGCACACACGAGTTTCCGCAAGTACTTCTTTGCGAAAACCACGATCAAATACGTCTCAATTGATCTGGGCCTGGGAACAGTTTGGACAGTTATATTCATATCCTTGGCTACGAATTCTGGCTACGAAATGGCTACTATTCTATGTACTTGTCTAACcatattttttcacaaaattattCTGTAAAAGTCGACTTAACAGCAACTTCATTACTACTCATCAGACACCGCGTCATACTTTTCAATCAAGTCACGGGGAAAAGCTTCGTATTTTGGGTAAAAAATTAAGTGCATAGATTCATAGATTGATgtaatgtaaaatgtaaaatgtaaatgtaaatgtaatatACACTAATTATCAGCTGTTGAAAAAcgtcattaaaaaaaaacgtgcctAAAAATTTAGCTCAAACTTTCTAGAACACCCCACAAtttatttaacactagaactaccggaccagtcattttgactggaacgcttcattttcatcacataattttttaggcttaaacaattctaaggtaggtgaaacatgagtttcacaTACATATTCGATctacgatctccaataaacaataaaatatattccaactcttcgaaattgtttaaaaattaaccacaaacgaaaaacgctttaaacgcttggtagttctagtgttaacataaaaatcaaaCGCTTATTTGATTAGATTTGCGTTAGATTTGCTAACACTCTATTCTTTgaatatcattattatttatttatccatACTGGACGATTTTTATCTAAAGAGCAATTTAGCTTCTTTATGAAGGGTACGCTATGTTGGTTATTATTCTTTAAGTttgtattttcaaatttgtttataTTGTTTAAACTTCTATACAGAAggaatatcaacaaaaaaaactaactagcaataaaaacttcaaaaaatattcaccattcaatttttatattttttgtttgttgtttaacaaatttgtCTAAAATTTCTTCTTAGTGCACATGACGCTAAAAGACAGTATTGCAAAACTACAATTTGTTTTGGCGTAAAACGCTTCAATAAAcgctaaatatttaaaaaatgtatattgtTAAAGTAAATTCTAAATATGCAACAACTTCTCTAACATTAAATATAGAAATCATCTTTaccttttaatttttcactctcaaTCACTTATCCTACCCAACAAAACCATAACATCAAACGTTTCCAACAGGTTCCGTTCATCCATCCCGATGAAATCACTCCGTCTCCCGTTCCACGACGGGCAGGAACATTTCAACCCACCGGTTACCTCTCTTCCCTTAGCCACACTCCACAACATCCACAACATGCATCTTAAGGCGCACGTCGCACGAAGGATTATATTTATCTCACTTTACCCCAATCCAGCACTGCTTCGGCACGAGCTCGTACGCTCGGCTGGTCGCGTACGAAGCATTCCGTTCGAGCTCACCCTTCGAACTGTCCTGCAACGCTTTATCCTTCTTGGTCATTACATACCGGGTTTTCAGGCCCAACCCCAGCGTGTATCTGCAAACCCAcagaaaagaagggaaaacattAACACGCGTCAAGGGTGCAATACAATTATGTTTCTTTCGTTCAGTTTTGCACCCGATAACGATAACGTGCCGAAGACATTTGCCTTCCTGAAGCCCGAAATAGTAAATGTTGCACATAAAAACCCGACCCCACCCGATCGACATCCCCATTATTCGCCCAGTCCCCTTCTAGGCTATTTGTCCCGGCTGGGTCCCCATTTTCCGATTAGTGACGTAAATGGGGTGATTTTCTGCTCATTAAAATCAATGAGCAAATCATAAGCTCACTTAATTATCATCCTTCCTCGCTGGGCGGAAAGCGAAATGTTTCTGCAACGAACTAAGACTAAACGAAAAACTATCACCAATAAGAGGCGCAATTTCTTGCCCCGTTTTAGCCATCCATTCATAGTTTGgtgattaataaatttatgagTGGAATTTGTCAgattttgtacaatttatggTTTCCGATTAAGCACCTCGTGCGTCGTTCTTTCCGATGGAACGCCGTTTCCATCCAAATTCCGCTCCTTCAAGAACTCAACCATAATGTTTCACCCCGTGGTGTGTGTTTCGAAAATGGTTCACTAAATCATATTCACCACCAAGCTTAATCACCATGGAGATGGGTTCATTACGAAAGGCGAGCTTTTTTGTTAAGGAAAGCACGCCTCAACAAGCCTTATCTTATCACACTTATCACAACTGGTAAAGGTGTATTGGGGGCACCCCTAATGGAGAGGGTTCACGATTCGCAACCATCAGAAGCGAGCGACGTCCCATTCCAAGCGCACTGTTCGACCATGTCACTAGTTAAGTCGcattctggccatgggtaggcGTGTAGTGTCGGTTTacttgaattatttattttcaacatcCTTTCCATTACTTCAACTTAGCTAAGCGGTTTTATTGTTACTAcgcgcgtgtatgtgtgtctgtgtgtaaaGAATTAAGAAAGAACAATATCAAAACGTCCTTCTTCCAAGTTGCTTACATTTAGCAAAGTGTTCAAGTGTGTGACAACGAGAATTGAGATTATCATGAGCAAATGTAAGTGTTGCGGATTGATTGTGCAAAGTGTCCAAGAAATTGCGTCTCCTGTTTAGAGCCCGATTttcgacacacacaccccgATTATACAATAGGGCGGAAATGGGATGGTAATCGATAAATCCCGTCCAAAAATGAAGGTGGTGTGGATAAAACACCAGCCGACAATTCCGATCGAAACCGTGCCGATAGAACGCTTCATGTacgctcccaaaaaaaaagttacccAGCAAATGTAACAGATAATCGCTTATCTTATCTTGGGTGCGTGATAGGCTCCAAACGGTGAACGCTAACCGTGCTTGCAACCCCCCTTAAGGAGGAATCCCaacagaacacacacacataaaaaagagttttgtgttcttggtgtgtttgtgtgtctcttCCCCAACGCGGTGTTatgattcatttttattcctatttttttcgaagttTCCTATCTCATTGTGCCACAGTGCGTTCGAGCGATTGCAAAATATCTACACCATATTGACGTGAAAGTAATCCGTTCGTCTATTCCGTTCCGTTTCGACAGCATGGAACGTCAAATGGTACCTGTGATAGTGTTTCTGCTCGGGACGTTGGTACTTCTCGGTGCCTCGGGTCAAGAAGTATGCCCCGAACCGTGCAGCTGCGACTGTGAGGAAAGCATGGCGTGTGTCGATTGTTCCGGGCGTGGCCTAACCGAGCTTCCCGTGTTTGCGGACGTTAATGTAGGTGAGCTACCGTACGGGACCTCTATACAGTGGCTAATCGTACCGAAACGAAACATTATTTTGCAGATCGAAATTCTGGACCTTTCCGACAACCTGTTCACAACGATACCGCCCGAGCTGGGTCAGTTTCCAAGGCTGCACTATCTGGATCTATCGGCGAATGCAATCACACGCCTGGAGGAGGATGCACTCACTGGGATGTCTTCCCTATCGATACTGATCCTGTCGGAAAATAACATCTCCAACTGGGCGGACATTCATCCGAATCGCTTACTACTACCGGCAGGCAATCTGAAGGAGTTACGCCTTgcgaaaaatcatttcacaaGCTTCTCCAGCAACGATGATAATCTCGTACTGACGAGCCTGTCATTGCGCTATCTCGATTTGAGTGAGTGTAAAATTTCGAAAATCTCTGGCAACGAAGTTATACAAGGATTGCGCAGCTTGGAGCACCTGAAGCTATCCGGTAATCCGATCGTATCCGTGTCGGACATGCAATCGAGTTCGCTGAAACGGTTGGAGCTTAATAGCTGCAAGCTATCCGCACTGCAGTCAACCATCTTTACCGGTCTAACCGCCCTGAAGGAGGTTAATCTGGCCCGTAACCATCGGCTCTCGCTCATACAACCGCACAGTGATACACCTGTCCAGTCGGGCACGTTGCGAAAAATTAACCTTTCCCATTGCAACATGGACAGCTTGGATCTGCACGGTTTCCCAAACCTCATGACGGCGATCGTGCGTGGCAATATGGTCCGCCAGCTGGATCGTGATTCGTTCTCCGACACGGCACTGCTGGAACATCTGGACCTTTCCTTCAACTCCATCAGCAGCATCCATCCGGAAGCGTTCCGTGCGCTGAAACACCTCAAAACGCTCGATCTTTCCTTCAACACGATATCGCGCATCGATGGCAAGCTGTTCAAAACGAACGATCTGCTAACGCACATCAACCTTAGCCGCAACTACATCAGTCGCTTTAGCCGCATCTCGGCCGATTCGCTCGTCTATCTAAACGTGAGCTGGTGCGAAATTCTCACGATCGATTGGGATGCATTCGCATCGATGGGTGAGCTGATCGAGCTCGACCTTTCCAACAATCTTATATCCGACATACCGGACACACTGTCCTCGGCTACGCTGCAAACGCTCGATCTCTCCATGTGCCGACTGTCGTCGATGCGTAACGTAACCCTTTCCGGGTTGCCAGAGCTGGTGCGCATTAACCTATCTGGTAATCGATTCACCACCCCATTTCGGGTGGACTTTTTCGAGAAGAATCCGTTTCTGAGCGAGATCTGGCTGGGTGACAATCCGTGGCGGTGTGATTGCCGCAGTGACGAgttctttcaatttttccaatttcttaCAGATCCACCGGGAAGGGTAAGTATGGTCGTTTTGTTCGATTTCTTGAGCTTATACATGCTTAAGGGGACACTTtcactttttgtttaatgcAACAGATTGGTGATCGTAAGAACCTTCAGTGTAACACACCGGAGGACTTTTTTGGTGCTTCGTGGGAAGGTGCTTGTCGGTCAATTTGGTATCCTTATGAGACGATTGGAAATGCGGAACGTATCTGGACCTGGCTAATGGTGGGCGTGCTATCCTTTTTCGGTTTGTTCTGTCTCATCT
The DNA window shown above is from Anopheles funestus chromosome 3RL, idAnoFuneDA-416_04, whole genome shotgun sequence and carries:
- the LOC125767611 gene encoding uncharacterized protein LOC125767611 isoform X1, which translates into the protein MVIDKSRPKMKVVWIKHQPTIPIETVPIERFIMERQMVPVIVFLLGTLVLLGASGQEVCPEPCSCDCEESMACVDCSGRGLTELPVFADVNIEILDLSDNLFTTIPPELGQFPRLHYLDLSANAITRLEEDALTGMSSLSILILSENNISNWADIHPNRLLLPAGNLKELRLAKNHFTSFSSNDDNLVLTSLSLRYLDLSECKISKISGNEVIQGLRSLEHLKLSGNPIVSVSDMQSSSLKRLELNSCKLSALQSTIFTGLTALKEVNLARNHRLSLIQPHSDTPVQSGTLRKINLSHCNMDSLDLHGFPNLMTAIVRGNMVRQLDRDSFSDTALLEHLDLSFNSISSIHPEAFRALKHLKTLDLSFNTISRIDGKLFKTNDLLTHINLSRNYISRFSRISADSLVYLNVSWCEILTIDWDAFASMGELIELDLSNNLISDIPDTLSSATLQTLDLSMCRLSSMRNVTLSGLPELVRINLSGNRFTTPFRVDFFEKNPFLSEIWLGDNPWRCDCRSDEFFQFFQFLTDPPGRIGDRKNLQCNTPEDFFGASWEGACRSIWYPYETIGNAERIWTWLMVGVLSFFGLFCLISSIKKFISSRRKLAAERDREQNLQELREIARENRVRLQHDAPQNAPDARESRPPCYEDALLLPKLDAASFASLDELMLRGKRRKRRRNRRASGTEAKDDDDIEEEERIQARQRTRTRSEDVLSRRFEDTTSQEPAPDRLSARSIYERPTSNRVVSLTEAQVHMSTPVPLEQRDREEDEELHYHSIDILTLNHQPSSASERSAPPPPPRLSSGLTIPNEPFENFTGISHSPYAKRKVKPLQHLNPNGSIEEITDFADRQSSPYAKRRGPLMSSFGDPTRKLPPLPDRPPPPIPTSGAARSSEINLVENYFQPTDQQRIIDELDDYAVIPIQINGSGTGIGGDSEPQPSTSGRTKPILLAIEDDAMRNASDSSETSSIEIIAPLVLKK
- the LOC125767611 gene encoding uncharacterized protein LOC125767611 isoform X2, producing MERQMVPVIVFLLGTLVLLGASGQEVCPEPCSCDCEESMACVDCSGRGLTELPVFADVNIEILDLSDNLFTTIPPELGQFPRLHYLDLSANAITRLEEDALTGMSSLSILILSENNISNWADIHPNRLLLPAGNLKELRLAKNHFTSFSSNDDNLVLTSLSLRYLDLSECKISKISGNEVIQGLRSLEHLKLSGNPIVSVSDMQSSSLKRLELNSCKLSALQSTIFTGLTALKEVNLARNHRLSLIQPHSDTPVQSGTLRKINLSHCNMDSLDLHGFPNLMTAIVRGNMVRQLDRDSFSDTALLEHLDLSFNSISSIHPEAFRALKHLKTLDLSFNTISRIDGKLFKTNDLLTHINLSRNYISRFSRISADSLVYLNVSWCEILTIDWDAFASMGELIELDLSNNLISDIPDTLSSATLQTLDLSMCRLSSMRNVTLSGLPELVRINLSGNRFTTPFRVDFFEKNPFLSEIWLGDNPWRCDCRSDEFFQFFQFLTDPPGRIGDRKNLQCNTPEDFFGASWEGACRSIWYPYETIGNAERIWTWLMVGVLSFFGLFCLISSIKKFISSRRKLAAERDREQNLQELREIARENRVRLQHDAPQNAPDARESRPPCYEDALLLPKLDAASFASLDELMLRGKRRKRRRNRRASGTEAKDDDDIEEEERIQARQRTRTRSEDVLSRRFEDTTSQEPAPDRLSARSIYERPTSNRVVSLTEAQVHMSTPVPLEQRDREEDEELHYHSIDILTLNHQPSSASERSAPPPPPRLSSGLTIPNEPFENFTGISHSPYAKRKVKPLQHLNPNGSIEEITDFADRQSSPYAKRRGPLMSSFGDPTRKLPPLPDRPPPPIPTSGAARSSEINLVENYFQPTDQQRIIDELDDYAVIPIQINGSGTGIGGDSEPQPSTSGRTKPILLAIEDDAMRNASDSSETSSIEIIAPLVLKK